The Candidatus Schekmanbacteria bacterium genome includes a window with the following:
- the rlmN gene encoding 23S rRNA (adenine(2503)-C(2))-methyltransferase RlmN: MDASKMTGEKRMNFYDLTPAELESIFKRKAYENYRLKQIFNWVYGRDVINAEKMKNLPQSIRDEITEIFTFEIPKIVKVMNSSDGSSKYIFKALDETAFESVLIPDGKKLTLCISTQAGCRMNCSFCYTGKQGLKRNLATSEIVSQYILVRRIVEQQITNIVFMGMGEPFDNIMNLKKAIDILTSPYTLSFSPRRITVSTCGLIDEMKNFCQWAPRVNIAISLNSPFDETRSKLMPINKRYSLKELITACKSINLPNRRRITFEYIMLKGINDRKEDIRELKKILRNIKCKVNLIKFNSYPGCKYSPSSDEDMKEFADLLRTSGITVMIRKSRGKDIMAACGQLGKAVSF, translated from the coding sequence ATGGACGCTTCAAAGATGACGGGAGAAAAAAGAATGAATTTTTATGATTTGACTCCTGCTGAGCTCGAATCAATTTTTAAGAGGAAAGCGTATGAGAATTATCGCCTGAAGCAGATATTCAACTGGGTTTATGGAAGAGATGTCATAAATGCTGAAAAGATGAAGAATCTTCCCCAATCAATTAGAGATGAAATCACTGAAATATTCACTTTTGAGATACCTAAAATAGTAAAAGTCATGAATTCATCTGATGGTAGTTCGAAATATATTTTCAAGGCTCTCGATGAAACAGCATTTGAATCAGTCCTTATTCCTGATGGCAAAAAACTTACCCTATGTATCTCTACTCAGGCAGGATGCCGAATGAATTGTAGTTTTTGCTATACAGGTAAGCAGGGATTGAAGAGAAATTTAGCGACAAGTGAAATTGTTAGTCAATATATTCTTGTGAGAAGAATAGTAGAACAACAAATAACAAATATTGTTTTTATGGGTATGGGAGAGCCCTTTGACAATATAATGAATTTGAAAAAAGCTATCGATATACTTACATCTCCCTATACTCTTTCCTTTTCTCCTCGCCGAATAACGGTTTCAACATGTGGACTTATCGATGAAATGAAAAATTTCTGCCAATGGGCACCGCGTGTCAATATAGCAATATCTCTGAATTCGCCATTTGATGAAACAAGAAGCAAGTTGATGCCCATTAATAAAAGATACAGTTTAAAAGAGCTTATAACAGCCTGCAAATCTATTAATCTTCCAAACAGGCGGAGAATAACATTTGAATATATTATGTTGAAAGGAATCAACGATAGAAAGGAAGACATAAGAGAGTTGAAAAAGATTTTGAGAAACATTAAATGCAAAGTCAATTTGATAAAGTTCAATTCCTATCCGGGGTGTAAATACAGCCCGTCATCAGATGAGGATATGAAGGAATTTGCTGATTTGCTTCGCACTTCAGGCATTACAGTTATGATTAGAAAAAGTCGCGGCAAAGATATAATGGCTGCCTGTGGACAACTGGGAAAAGCTGTATCATTTTGA
- a CDS encoding RlmE family RNA methyltransferase, with protein sequence MYNRKDSYYRKAKKEGYRSRAAYKLIEINDKYKLLKKGMIVADIGCAPGGWSQVALDKVGSKGKVIGVDILTIKPLGNENYHFINGDFTSLEIMETIKETAGVPFDLVLSDISPNTTGIKVRDQALSLEICQLVFRFSLSVLKEGGDLLMKIFQSDDMKTLVSELRNSFEKVKIVKPKSSRKESGEVYLLAQKKK encoded by the coding sequence ATGTATAACAGGAAGGATTCTTATTATAGAAAAGCAAAAAAAGAAGGATATCGCTCTCGGGCGGCATATAAGCTCATAGAGATAAATGATAAATACAAGCTATTGAAGAAAGGGATGATTGTAGCAGATATTGGATGCGCTCCCGGTGGTTGGTCACAGGTTGCACTTGATAAGGTAGGGAGTAAAGGTAAAGTAATAGGAGTAGATATCCTGACTATCAAACCCCTTGGCAATGAAAATTATCATTTCATAAACGGCGATTTTACTTCCTTAGAAATTATGGAGACGATAAAGGAAACTGCAGGTGTGCCTTTCGACCTTGTTTTGTCAGATATATCGCCAAATACTACGGGCATAAAAGTTCGCGACCAAGCATTGAGTTTAGAGATTTGCCAGTTAGTTTTTAGGTTTTCTCTGTCGGTATTGAAAGAGGGCGGAGATTTGCTTATGAAGATATTTCAGAGTGATGATATGAAAACTCTTGTAAGTGAATTACGCAACAGTTTTGAAAAAGTCAAAATAGTAAAACCTAAATCATCAAGGAAGGAATCGGGTGAAGTATATCTTCTTGCTCAAAAGAAAAAATAG